A window from Acidobacteriota bacterium encodes these proteins:
- a CDS encoding PEP-CTERM sorting domain-containing protein, which produces MFQQQERTEASRYFLPAPKLIPLDDLTQRRPKPSASRHESDNHTVGFYNKITGTPVPTPEPASLTLLGLALAGLAAARRRVA; this is translated from the coding sequence CTGTTCCAGCAGCAGGAGAGAACTGAGGCCTCTCGGTACTTCCTCCCGGCGCCAAAACTCATCCCTTTGGACGACTTGACGCAGCGGCGGCCCAAGCCGTCGGCCTCGCGCCATGAGTCCGACAACCACACCGTCGGTTTCTACAACAAGATTACCGGCACGCCCGTTCCGACGCCGGAGCCCGCCTCGCTGACGCTCCTGGGCCTTGCCCTGGCAGGGCTCGCAGCAGCCCGCCGCCGCGTCGCCTGA
- the aqpZ gene encoding aquaporin Z → MGKRLGAEFLGTFWLVLGGCGSAVLAAAFPDVGIGLLGVAFAFGLTVLTMAFAIGHISGCHLNPAVTVGLVVGGRFKASDLPGYVVAQVAGAIAGAAVLYVIASGQTGFSLASGFASNGYGVHSPGGYALGSALVTEIVMTFMFLVIILGATDKRAPAGFAPIAIGLGLTLIHLISIPVTNTSVNPARSTGPALFVGGWALSQLWLFWIAPIVGAALAGVAYRWLGEPDRD, encoded by the coding sequence ATGGGCAAGCGACTTGGAGCGGAGTTCCTCGGCACGTTCTGGCTCGTGCTGGGCGGCTGTGGCAGCGCGGTGCTCGCCGCGGCATTCCCCGACGTCGGCATCGGGCTGCTCGGCGTGGCGTTCGCGTTCGGCCTCACGGTGCTGACGATGGCGTTCGCGATCGGGCACATCTCGGGCTGCCATCTCAATCCCGCGGTCACCGTCGGCCTGGTGGTGGGCGGCCGCTTCAAGGCGTCGGATCTGCCCGGATACGTCGTGGCGCAGGTGGCGGGTGCGATAGCGGGTGCAGCCGTCCTGTACGTCATCGCCAGTGGGCAGACGGGCTTCAGCCTCGCGAGTGGCTTCGCGTCCAACGGCTACGGCGTGCACTCACCGGGCGGCTACGCGCTCGGATCGGCCCTGGTCACCGAGATCGTGATGACGTTCATGTTCCTGGTGATCATCCTCGGCGCCACGGACAAGCGCGCGCCGGCGGGATTCGCGCCAATCGCGATCGGCCTGGGCCTCACCCTCATCCACCTGATCTCGATTCCCGTGACCAACACGTCGGTGAACCCGGCGCGCAGCACGGGGCCGGCCCTCTTCGTCGGTGGATGGGCGCTCTCGCAGCTCTGGCTGTTCTGGATCGCCCCGATCGTCGGCGCCGCGCTGGCGGGTGTCGCGTATCGCTGGCTCGGAGAGCCGGATCGGGACTAG